The proteins below are encoded in one region of Chitinophagales bacterium:
- a CDS encoding gliding motility-associated C-terminal domain-containing protein, which produces MRSSLHQLLLCISLFFFATIQAQNYTVLGNAVQLGGCECFRITPNAKNQAGAIFQNKTINLNNSFDFTFSVFFGCNNGGGADGLMFALTTNPNGLGNPGEGLGYAGNNQPFSFAVEFDTYQNSNVNDPSYHHIAFNSAGLYNHNVGGPVPAQPNSAPLDDCQNHIVRIVWDVNSNTYSVYLDGNLRLSMVIPNIVQTYFGGNPIVNWGWTAATGGGTNEQNVCIQSISSWVAGTNYQSCSPTIQFTDVSTSNVGSIQSWAWVFGDGGTSSQQNPSHTYAAIGTYNVTLVITDVSGCTKSFSKPVTIAPNITLTPTMQPPPCNGGNNGSITVAATDGFGPSAGYGGYQYSWSTGQNTANAIGLTAGTYSVTVTDGVCTTTGQYTLNQPTALTASITKTDPNCNLANGSATVTVSGGTTPYQYINWPTISTTNVASNLGAGTYIPDFKDANGCSSLLQYSVTLNNLPCGITSSTTVADVTCFNGTNGSATLNVTGGGSTKTITWSNGGSGASISNLAAGNYTYNYSDNAGNSFSGSVTISQPAAAMVASMTTLNLSCAGTNDGSALVSVTSGGTPNYNYTWSGGLPNNPAANNLAAANYSVTVTDSKGCTATANGVVSAPTPLAVNITNTIDSCYQAGKGTATANASGGTAPYLFQWSNIASAATNLDLAAGNYTVTVTDDKGCTVTGSTTITQSPAITYSITPQNVNCFGDATGSINVTVSGGVPAYTYTWNPVTAIGSNPQNIPAGKYEVTISDAYQCTKVDSVTLTQPDSALTVTTSHTDVTCFGLNNGTVTINVSGGTAPYSFLNNPVPAGSSTIPNLAPNTYAGNVVDANNCSVAVSETVTEPAQLILAEQHTDVSCFGGNNGSIDITVTGGTTPYTFAWNDANSNEDRAALTQGTYTLTVTDANNCTDTISIQITEPAGIPLTVTATDALCFGANGSATAAPTVGPAPYSFQWSAGNSTIATAALPAGNYTVTSTAADGCKQVGNITINEPTQIIAHSTQTDLLCNADQSGTATITASGGSGNLTYTWSPNVSTTSSASQIAAGTYNVTVADSNNCTATISITLNEPTAIQLSAYPTATTCNGFSDGSITSNAIGGTSPFSYTASDGASNYTAASGLFSNIPAGTYTITATDGNNCTATTSLQVTEPTPVSYTLNNSDVSCYNFKDGIIEITASGGTPGYRFLRDGLDSSLSGIYSGLAAGSYYIEVTDMNGCSATFTTQINEPDSIMLTVSPNPLATPLGNPMDIDVTSNQTGTVTYNWMPTTGLSCYDCSNPVFDGISSIAYTVLVTNANGCTASVPLQATVVPDYTIFIPNFFTPNNDGSNDILNILGNQKAVKEFSLKVFNRWGEKVFESSSFKEGWDGFFNGKEAEPGVYIYHLKVVWIDNYNRNNFKGSITLVR; this is translated from the coding sequence ATGCGCTCATCTTTACACCAACTACTACTTTGTATTTCACTGTTTTTCTTTGCAACCATACAAGCACAGAACTATACCGTACTTGGCAATGCTGTGCAATTGGGCGGTTGCGAATGCTTTAGAATTACGCCCAATGCCAAGAATCAGGCAGGTGCTATTTTCCAAAACAAAACCATTAACCTTAATAACTCCTTTGATTTTACATTCTCGGTGTTTTTTGGTTGCAACAACGGTGGCGGTGCCGATGGTTTAATGTTTGCCCTCACTACCAATCCCAATGGATTAGGGAATCCGGGCGAAGGTTTGGGCTATGCTGGAAATAACCAACCGTTTTCATTTGCCGTAGAATTTGATACTTATCAAAATTCAAACGTAAATGATCCGAGCTATCACCATATCGCTTTTAACTCGGCAGGTCTTTACAATCACAATGTTGGCGGGCCGGTGCCGGCACAACCTAACTCTGCACCGTTAGACGATTGCCAAAACCATATTGTGCGAATTGTATGGGACGTAAACTCCAACACCTATTCTGTGTACTTGGATGGCAACCTGCGCCTGAGCATGGTAATACCCAATATAGTTCAAACTTATTTTGGCGGAAACCCAATTGTAAACTGGGGATGGACAGCTGCAACCGGAGGCGGCACTAACGAACAAAATGTTTGTATTCAAAGTATTTCGAGTTGGGTAGCTGGCACAAACTACCAATCGTGTTCACCCACCATTCAATTTACAGATGTTTCTACCAGCAATGTAGGCAGCATACAATCATGGGCATGGGTTTTTGGCGATGGAGGTACTTCCTCTCAACAAAATCCTTCACATACGTATGCAGCGATTGGTACTTACAATGTAACGCTTGTAATTACTGATGTAAGCGGGTGTACCAAAAGTTTTTCAAAACCTGTTACCATTGCTCCCAATATTACATTAACACCAACCATGCAACCGCCACCTTGCAATGGCGGCAACAATGGTAGTATTACAGTGGCGGCAACAGATGGTTTTGGACCTTCGGCAGGCTATGGTGGCTATCAATACAGTTGGAGCACAGGACAAAATACTGCTAATGCCATTGGGCTAACAGCCGGAACGTACAGCGTAACCGTAACCGATGGCGTTTGCACTACCACAGGGCAATACACCTTAAACCAGCCAACTGCACTTACTGCAAGCATTACTAAAACAGATCCTAACTGCAACTTGGCAAATGGATCTGCAACCGTAACTGTAAGCGGTGGAACTACACCTTACCAATATATAAACTGGCCTACCATTAGCACCACTAATGTTGCCAGCAACTTAGGAGCAGGCACCTATATTCCCGATTTTAAAGATGCTAACGGATGTTCTTCGCTATTGCAATACAGTGTAACGCTCAACAACTTACCTTGTGGCATTACCTCCTCTACCACCGTAGCCGATGTAACTTGCTTTAACGGCACCAATGGCAGCGCCACACTAAACGTTACAGGCGGTGGCAGCACCAAAACAATTACTTGGAGCAACGGAGGCTCCGGTGCCTCCATAAGTAATTTGGCCGCTGGGAATTACACCTATAATTACAGCGATAATGCAGGTAATTCATTTAGTGGTAGCGTAACAATTTCGCAGCCAGCTGCAGCTATGGTTGCCAGCATGACCACCCTTAACTTATCTTGTGCCGGAACCAACGATGGCAGTGCACTAGTTTCGGTAACATCGGGAGGCACACCCAATTACAATTACACTTGGAGTGGTGGTTTACCAAACAATCCTGCAGCAAATAATTTAGCTGCAGCAAATTATTCCGTAACAGTTACCGACTCTAAAGGCTGTACCGCTACCGCCAACGGTGTTGTTTCGGCTCCCACTCCATTGGCGGTAAATATCACCAATACCATAGATAGCTGCTACCAAGCCGGAAAGGGCACTGCAACAGCCAATGCAAGCGGAGGAACAGCACCATATTTATTCCAATGGAGCAATATTGCATCTGCAGCCACTAACTTAGATTTGGCTGCCGGAAATTATACAGTTACCGTTACCGATGATAAAGGCTGTACCGTTACCGGAAGCACCACTATAACCCAATCGCCAGCAATCACCTATTCCATTACGCCACAAAATGTAAACTGCTTTGGCGATGCCACCGGAAGCATTAATGTAACTGTAAGTGGCGGTGTGCCTGCATATACTTACACTTGGAATCCCGTAACGGCAATTGGTAGCAATCCACAAAATATTCCGGCAGGAAAATATGAGGTAACTATTAGCGATGCCTACCAATGTACGAAAGTGGATTCTGTAACCCTTACTCAGCCCGATAGCGCACTTACCGTAACCACTTCGCATACCGATGTTACTTGCTTTGGGCTTAACAATGGTACTGTAACCATTAACGTAAGCGGTGGCACAGCTCCTTATTCTTTCTTAAACAATCCTGTACCTGCCGGAAGCTCTACTATTCCTAATCTTGCACCCAATACGTATGCAGGCAATGTTGTAGATGCCAATAACTGCTCTGTGGCAGTAAGCGAAACGGTTACAGAACCTGCGCAACTTATACTTGCAGAACAGCATACCGATGTTTCTTGCTTTGGTGGAAACAACGGCAGTATTGATATTACTGTAACCGGAGGTACTACGCCTTATACTTTTGCTTGGAACGATGCTAATTCCAATGAAGACCGTGCCGCACTTACACAAGGTACTTATACACTCACCGTTACCGATGCCAACAATTGTACCGATACTATTTCAATACAAATCACAGAGCCTGCCGGCATTCCGCTTACCGTAACTGCCACCGATGCTTTGTGTTTTGGTGCAAACGGAAGTGCAACCGCTGCACCAACCGTTGGCCCAGCTCCATATAGCTTTCAATGGAGTGCAGGCAACTCTACCATTGCAACCGCTGCATTACCGGCAGGCAACTATACAGTTACTTCTACTGCGGCAGATGGATGCAAGCAAGTTGGCAACATTACTATAAACGAACCAACACAAATTATTGCCCACAGTACCCAAACTGATTTGCTGTGCAATGCAGACCAATCTGGCACGGCAACAATTACTGCAAGCGGAGGTTCAGGAAATCTTACTTACACTTGGAGCCCTAATGTGAGCACTACCTCTAGTGCATCGCAAATAGCAGCAGGCACTTACAATGTAACAGTTGCAGACAGCAACAACTGCACCGCTACCATATCTATTACTCTAAATGAACCAACAGCCATTCAACTAAGCGCATACCCAACAGCAACTACATGCAATGGCTTTAGCGATGGAAGCATTACAAGCAATGCTATCGGTGGCACTAGCCCTTTTTCTTATACTGCATCGGATGGCGCTTCTAATTACACAGCCGCCTCAGGGCTTTTCAGCAATATTCCTGCAGGAACTTATACCATTACTGCAACCGATGGCAATAACTGCACGGCAACAACTTCTTTGCAAGTAACAGAGCCTACTCCTGTGAGCTACACACTCAACAACAGCGATGTATCTTGCTACAATTTCAAGGATGGTATAATTGAAATTACCGCCAGTGGCGGCACTCCGGGTTATCGCTTCTTGCGCGATGGATTAGATTCTTCGCTGAGCGGCATATACTCGGGCTTAGCCGCAGGAAGTTACTACATAGAAGTTACAGACATGAATGGTTGCTCTGCAACCTTCACTACGCAAATAAACGAGCCCGATTCTATTATGCTTACAGTTTCACCAAATCCACTTGCAACACCATTGGGCAATCCAATGGACATAGATGTAACTTCTAACCAAACCGGAACAGTAACTTACAATTGGATGCCCACAACAGGATTGAGTTGCTACGATTGCAGCAATCCGGTATTCGATGGAATTTCTTCTATTGCATATACAGTACTTGTAACCAATGCCAATGGCTGTACTGCCTCGGTTCCTCTACAAGCAACCGTAGTACCGGATTACACTATTTTTATTCCTAACTTTTTTACTCCCAACAACGATGGTTCAAATGACATTTTAAACATTCTTGGCAACCAAAAAGCCGTAAAAGAATTTAGCCTAAAAGTGTTTAATCGCTGGGGCGAAAAAGTGTTTGAAAGCAGCAGTTTTAAAGAAGGATGGGATGGCTTTTTTAATGGAAAAGAAGCAGAGCCAGGAGTATATATTTACCACTTGAAAGTAGTTTGGATAGATAACTATAACCGCAATAATTTTAAAGGTAGTATTACATTGGTACGCTAA
- the pnuC gene encoding nicotinamide riboside transporter PnuC produces MEIDKVVEISAIILSLLYVWLAAQENKWCWLFGGLGSAIYVFINYQAALYYDAALQLYYVAVAIYALALWNNRSNSSLPTITKITHSRWASLMVIGMAATYVLGKFGKTYLAQTSSFLDAGVTVFSLIATWMTAKKMIENWWMWIAIDAVAAYMYFSKQLYATSGLYILFCLMACYGFWEWQKKISTGENRDLQHASS; encoded by the coding sequence ATGGAAATTGATAAGGTTGTAGAAATTTCAGCAATTATTTTATCGCTGTTGTATGTTTGGTTAGCTGCACAAGAAAACAAATGGTGCTGGCTATTTGGCGGCCTAGGTTCAGCCATTTATGTATTCATAAACTACCAAGCGGCATTGTATTACGATGCTGCGCTTCAATTATATTATGTAGCAGTTGCCATATATGCCTTAGCACTTTGGAATAACCGCAGCAACTCTTCTCTACCAACCATAACAAAGATAACCCACAGTCGCTGGGCTTCTTTGATGGTAATCGGAATGGCGGCTACTTACGTGCTGGGAAAATTTGGAAAAACATACTTGGCACAAACTTCTTCTTTTTTAGATGCAGGCGTAACAGTTTTTAGCCTCATTGCCACTTGGATGACTGCAAAAAAAATGATAGAAAATTGGTGGATGTGGATTGCCATAGATGCCGTGGCCGCATACATGTATTTTTCTAAACAACTGTATGCTACTTCGGGCTTATACATACTCTTTTGCCTAATGGCCTGCTATGGATTTTGGGAATGGCAAAAAAAAATTTCTACGGGCGAAAATCGGGATTTGCAGCACGCCTCTTCTTAG
- a CDS encoding carboxypeptidase-like regulatory domain-containing protein, with the protein MKHSLQHLLKYILKLLSAIVLLTMPLLTKAQLNFDFQEGTFLIKGKVTDLQTKAAIPKTNVTLVNRRAGLSADVEGVFSMYVFPGDTLKFSSLGYISKRLVVANIPKDSIYNIHIELVKDFVRLKEVTIYPYRTVEEFKQAFMEAKDVNKVVLPGIAPPKYSTNIPRPKFTNPISFLYERTKKRRAANPDFRP; encoded by the coding sequence ATGAAACATAGTTTGCAACACTTACTGAAATACATATTGAAATTGCTATCTGCAATAGTGCTGCTTACAATGCCGCTACTTACCAAGGCGCAACTAAATTTCGACTTTCAAGAAGGTACATTTTTAATAAAAGGAAAGGTAACCGATTTACAAACCAAGGCTGCTATTCCAAAAACAAATGTAACCTTGGTGAATAGAAGAGCGGGACTTTCTGCCGATGTAGAGGGTGTTTTTTCTATGTATGTTTTTCCTGGCGATACATTAAAATTTTCATCGCTCGGATATATTTCAAAAAGATTAGTGGTGGCGAATATTCCTAAAGATTCTATCTATAATATCCATATTGAATTGGTGAAAGATTTTGTGCGGTTAAAAGAAGTAACTATTTACCCGTATAGAACAGTAGAAGAATTTAAGCAGGCTTTTATGGAAGCAAAAGATGTGAATAAAGTGGTGTTGCCGGGCATTGCACCACCTAAGTATTCTACCAATATCCCTCGACCTAAGTTTACCAACCCAATTTCTTTTCTCTACGAAAGAACTAAGAAGAGGCGTGCTGCAAATCCCGATTTTCGCCCGTAG
- a CDS encoding MBL fold metallo-hydrolase, translated as MITYRRNEQLTTILPDWKGNPVVHGKFIDPEKRFSGSFKKFLQWKFSKNEKAIAKKNDVWKVGVRKGNDFLSCSENILVWLGHASFFLQVNGIRILIDPVLGSISGIVPRYSELPCSIDNFRGIDYVLISHAHRDHCDKSTLQKLAAQNNFTLLTSLNTGKLIAGWISNLKFQEAGWYQQFNLLEEKLRITFLPTQHWSNRFLTDTNQTLWGSFMIEADGRNLFFNGDSGYCKYAKQIGTLFPNIDIAMIGVGAYHPPMMMRDVHTNPYEALQLFEDLNAKTFVPMHYGTFDLADEPMSEPFTVLQKLETEERYKGKIRLLEVGEKMVL; from the coding sequence ATGATTACATATCGCAGAAACGAACAGCTTACAACCATTTTGCCGGATTGGAAGGGAAACCCTGTGGTACATGGAAAATTTATAGATCCAGAGAAGCGTTTTTCGGGTTCGTTCAAAAAGTTTTTGCAATGGAAGTTTTCAAAAAATGAGAAAGCAATCGCCAAGAAAAATGATGTGTGGAAGGTGGGTGTGCGCAAGGGAAACGATTTTCTTTCGTGCAGCGAAAATATATTGGTATGGCTGGGACACGCCAGCTTTTTCTTGCAAGTAAATGGCATTCGCATACTTATAGATCCGGTATTGGGCAGCATATCCGGAATAGTGCCGCGCTATAGCGAATTGCCGTGCAGCATAGATAATTTTAGAGGTATTGACTATGTACTTATTTCTCACGCACATCGCGACCATTGCGATAAAAGCACGCTGCAAAAGCTGGCGGCACAGAATAACTTTACACTACTTACTTCGCTGAACACGGGCAAACTAATTGCCGGTTGGATAAGTAATTTAAAATTTCAAGAAGCAGGTTGGTATCAGCAATTTAATTTGCTCGAAGAAAAGTTGCGCATTACATTTTTGCCAACGCAACACTGGAGCAATAGGTTTTTAACCGATACGAACCAAACACTTTGGGGTAGTTTTATGATTGAAGCCGATGGTAGAAACCTTTTCTTTAATGGCGATTCCGGCTATTGTAAATATGCTAAGCAAATAGGAACACTTTTTCCCAATATAGATATTGCCATGATTGGTGTGGGAGCCTACCATCCACCAATGATGATGCGCGATGTACATACCAATCCATACGAAGCATTACAGCTATTTGAAGACTTGAATGCCAAAACTTTTGTGCCTATGCACTATGGCACTTTCGATTTGGCCGATGAGCCTATGAGTGAACCGTTTACGGTGTTGCAAAAATTAGAAACCGAAGAACGATACAAGGGAAAAATACGTTTATTGGAAGTTGGTGAAAAGATGGTGCTTTAA
- a CDS encoding fumarylacetoacetate hydrolase family protein, with the protein MKIICIGRNYVDHIQELQNEIPAHPVVFMKPNTALLKDNKPFFHPEWSSDIHYETELVIKISKQGKYIQEKFAHKYYEEIGLGIDFTARDLQNHQKAKGLPWEIAKAFDSSAVIGTFIPKQGLSDPIHFHLLLNGKKVQEGSSQLMMYSFDKIISYVSQFFTLQLGDLIYTGTPAGVGKITIGDTLEGFIENQKIFDCSIK; encoded by the coding sequence ATGAAAATAATTTGCATCGGCAGAAACTATGTAGATCACATACAAGAACTGCAAAATGAAATACCGGCACATCCGGTAGTTTTTATGAAACCCAATACAGCTCTTCTAAAAGACAACAAGCCATTTTTCCATCCCGAATGGAGCAGCGATATTCACTACGAAACCGAATTAGTTATTAAGATTTCCAAACAAGGCAAATACATTCAAGAAAAATTTGCCCATAAGTACTACGAAGAAATAGGACTTGGAATTGACTTTACTGCCCGCGATTTACAAAACCATCAAAAAGCAAAAGGCTTGCCTTGGGAAATTGCTAAAGCATTTGATAGTAGTGCAGTTATCGGCACTTTTATACCTAAGCAAGGGCTTTCAGATCCCATACATTTTCACTTGCTGCTCAACGGAAAAAAAGTACAAGAAGGCAGCTCTCAGCTAATGATGTATTCCTTCGATAAAATTATCAGTTACGTTTCGCAGTTTTTTACGCTGCAACTGGGCGATTTAATTTATACCGGTACGCCTGCTGGTGTTGGCAAAATTACTATTGGCGATACGTTGGAAGGCTTTATCGAAAACCAAAAAATTTTCGACTGCTCCATAAAATAG
- a CDS encoding T9SS type A sorting domain-containing protein, translating into MFLQKVAATVIAVFITTVSCWSQTIISYTLLKSFSKQQVDSLLTANSIPASALNTKYGVNFYKVLYRTPYKHPDSLVQASGAVVLPQNATCNVPLVIYSHGTESNASKVASTFKGAQWEVGVGLAASGFAMALTDFLGMGDKDPKVLMHPYQHAFHEANTGINMLRATREVAQSESVGLNGQVFLFGYSQGGYVTTAICKEIQQKYSHEFTIAGAVPMSGSYDLDGAQYDLMKSNDPYPTPGYLPFLTLGYQSVGVPLFTVPSDIFKSPYDTVIPPKLYSGTVGIGTLNGFCNPVPKLMFKDSIVNAIFSDSNHVFRQALRDNNLVKGWVPQFPIRLFYCSGDEQVSPQNTVVAYNTWQAGGAPNLAKSDFGNLSHGNCAQLCFLAGKTFIDSLKQDCTTGIKETGSAAIQLFPNPANDVVRIAFTNGVKPMSIEVWATDGRLVVYADKLVSNIELNVAQWQSGLYAAVITTDKGKFTKTFMVSK; encoded by the coding sequence ATGTTTTTACAAAAAGTAGCAGCTACGGTTATAGCTGTATTTATTACCACAGTTTCTTGTTGGTCTCAAACAATTATTTCTTACACTTTACTAAAGTCATTCAGCAAGCAGCAAGTAGATTCGTTGTTAACAGCCAATAGCATTCCGGCTTCGGCATTAAATACTAAGTATGGTGTAAATTTCTATAAAGTATTATACCGAACGCCATACAAGCATCCCGATTCGCTGGTGCAAGCATCCGGTGCGGTGGTATTGCCACAAAATGCTACGTGTAATGTTCCATTGGTAATATATAGCCACGGTACAGAAAGTAATGCAAGCAAAGTAGCATCTACATTTAAGGGCGCACAGTGGGAAGTAGGCGTGGGATTGGCAGCTTCGGGTTTTGCAATGGCACTTACCGATTTCTTGGGCATGGGCGATAAAGATCCAAAAGTTTTAATGCACCCATACCAACATGCTTTTCACGAGGCTAATACAGGCATAAATATGTTGCGCGCTACGCGCGAAGTTGCACAGTCGGAATCGGTTGGGTTAAATGGTCAGGTATTTCTTTTTGGTTATTCGCAAGGCGGTTATGTAACTACTGCCATTTGTAAAGAAATTCAGCAAAAATACAGCCATGAGTTTACAATTGCTGGTGCGGTTCCTATGAGTGGTTCGTACGATTTAGATGGGGCTCAGTACGACTTAATGAAAAGCAACGACCCATATCCGACTCCGGGTTATTTACCCTTCTTAACTTTAGGCTACCAAAGCGTTGGAGTACCTTTGTTTACAGTTCCTTCAGATATTTTTAAGAGTCCTTACGATACGGTAATTCCTCCGAAATTATATTCTGGTACAGTGGGAATTGGTACTCTCAACGGTTTCTGTAATCCGGTACCCAAACTCATGTTTAAAGATTCAATTGTGAATGCAATTTTTAGTGATAGCAATCATGTTTTTCGCCAAGCATTGCGCGATAATAATTTGGTGAAAGGTTGGGTTCCTCAGTTTCCTATCCGTTTGTTTTATTGCTCGGGCGATGAGCAAGTATCTCCACAAAACACAGTGGTGGCATATAATACATGGCAAGCGGGTGGTGCACCTAATTTGGCTAAATCTGATTTTGGAAATTTATCGCATGGCAATTGTGCGCAACTTTGTTTCTTAGCAGGGAAAACATTTATTGATAGTTTGAAGCAAGATTGCACTACAGGAATTAAAGAAACAGGAAGTGCTGCCATACAATTGTTTCCTAATCCTGCAAACGATGTTGTGCGCATTGCATTTACCAATGGTGTAAAACCTATGAGCATAGAAGTATGGGCTACCGATGGAAGGTTAGTGGTTTATGCCGATAAGTTGGTTTCGAATATAGAACTGAATGTGGCTCAATGGCAAAGTGGATTGTATGCAGCTGTAATTACTACCGATAAAGGGAAGTTTACAAAAACCTTTATGGTAAGCAAGTAG
- a CDS encoding Do family serine endopeptidase: MNFKTIVSVVAASVLSAVLAIVGYEKYFGNKTTVQIVEQLPVKLASYSSNSSLQPVDFRYAAAAATPSVVHIKSAYKAEPVSYRGRDPFGGLFGDDALKYFYGPNPYQSQPKVATGSGVIVNESGYIVTNNHVVENADEIDVTLHNNKNYKAKLVGRDPDTDLALIKIEGENFPAINFANSDSVMIGEWVMAVGNPFNLSSTVTAGIVSAKARNINILARSNSSSAIESFIQTDAAVNPGNSGGALVDISGNLIGINTAIASPTGSYAGYSFAVPSNIVRKVVVDLQKYGATQRGFLGVQIRSVDDELAQKIGLSKPIGVYVDVVNEGSAGKEAGLKSKDVITKINGIDVNSAPELQEQVARFRPGDKLNVEFYRDGKVEKATVVLKNKYNTTAVVDNNRDILGALGIEVDELSAKEKMQLGVESGIKVTNIKPGKIQEFTGIRKGFVITQLDDKRIDSVNDFVNALKNRNGKVLVEGIYPGKPMSYLYAFRM, translated from the coding sequence ATGAATTTTAAAACAATTGTAAGTGTGGTTGCCGCTTCGGTTTTAAGTGCCGTGTTGGCAATTGTTGGGTACGAAAAGTATTTTGGTAATAAAACTACGGTGCAAATTGTGGAGCAGCTGCCAGTAAAATTGGCAAGCTATAGCTCAAACAGTTCGCTGCAACCGGTAGATTTTAGATATGCAGCAGCAGCGGCAACGCCAAGTGTGGTGCATATAAAATCGGCTTACAAGGCAGAGCCGGTAAGCTACCGCGGGCGCGATCCGTTTGGCGGTTTATTTGGCGATGATGCGCTTAAATATTTTTATGGGCCTAATCCTTATCAAAGCCAGCCTAAGGTTGCTACCGGAAGCGGTGTAATTGTAAACGAAAGCGGTTACATTGTTACCAATAATCATGTGGTAGAAAATGCCGATGAAATTGATGTAACCCTGCATAACAACAAGAACTATAAGGCAAAATTGGTAGGTCGCGATCCGGATACCGATTTGGCTTTAATAAAAATTGAGGGAGAGAACTTTCCTGCCATCAATTTTGCCAATAGCGATAGTGTAATGATTGGTGAGTGGGTAATGGCAGTAGGTAATCCTTTTAATTTATCTTCTACTGTTACGGCAGGTATTGTGTCTGCAAAGGCGCGCAACATCAATATACTTGCACGCAGCAATTCCAGTTCGGCAATAGAATCGTTTATACAAACAGATGCTGCCGTAAATCCGGGAAATAGTGGCGGTGCTTTGGTAGATATTAGCGGAAATTTAATTGGAATAAATACAGCCATTGCTTCGCCTACAGGCAGCTATGCAGGCTATTCTTTTGCCGTGCCTTCTAACATTGTGCGCAAGGTAGTGGTAGATTTGCAAAAATATGGTGCCACACAGCGCGGCTTTTTGGGTGTGCAGATTCGCAGTGTGGACGATGAGCTTGCTCAAAAAATAGGACTGAGCAAACCTATTGGCGTGTATGTAGATGTAGTGAATGAAGGCAGTGCAGGCAAGGAGGCAGGCTTAAAATCGAAAGATGTAATTACCAAAATAAATGGCATTGATGTAAATAGTGCTCCCGAATTGCAAGAGCAGGTTGCTAGGTTTCGCCCCGGTGATAAATTAAATGTGGAGTTTTATAGAGATGGTAAAGTTGAAAAGGCAACCGTGGTATTGAAGAATAAATACAATACAACTGCTGTAGTAGATAACAATCGCGATATTTTAGGTGCGCTTGGTATTGAAGTTGATGAGCTTTCGGCTAAGGAGAAAATGCAACTTGGAGTAGAAAGCGGTATAAAAGTTACCAATATAAAACCCGGAAAAATTCAAGAATTTACCGGAATTAGAAAAGGTTTTGTAATTACTCAACTAGACGATAAACGTATTGACTCTGTAAATGATTTTGTAAATGCCTTAAAGAATAGAAATGGCAAAGTATTGGTAGAAGGAATATATCCCGGAAAGCCAATGAGTTACCTATATGCATTCAGGATGTAA